The following proteins are encoded in a genomic region of Gemmatimonadota bacterium:
- a CDS encoding NHL repeat-containing protein, which yields MGRIFCILIVFACIGTARAEVQVEFRFEAVFGEVGGGDGQFLNPEGLTLDTSGNVFVVDTGNDRVQKLSSTGTFLRAVGGPGWEDGQFNKPGGIAASKGLEIYVADGRNRRIQVFNLNLRLLAVIGGTDAAGSVDLGTLSGIAVSDADEILVSDIDADQLVQIDTYSRVDRSFGGFGYGAGNLRRPLGIAIEGRKAVYVCDSENDRIAVFDRFGNFQKTMGEDVLLQPSALCMGPERTLIVADTGHHRVVVFDLDSGSVAEFLGGPDPGKGAMAFQFPRGVALGRAGRLFVLDSGNGRIQKLQLQVSRVK from the coding sequence CTGATTGTATTTGCTTGTATTGGCACGGCCAGGGCAGAGGTGCAGGTCGAGTTTCGCTTTGAGGCTGTTTTTGGCGAAGTCGGGGGTGGCGATGGGCAATTTCTCAATCCCGAGGGGTTGACTCTGGATACGTCGGGCAATGTGTTTGTGGTGGATACGGGAAATGATCGCGTCCAAAAATTGTCTTCAACGGGAACTTTTTTGCGGGCGGTAGGTGGACCGGGCTGGGAAGATGGGCAATTTAACAAACCGGGTGGTATTGCCGCGAGCAAGGGGCTGGAGATTTATGTGGCCGATGGCCGGAATCGCCGCATTCAGGTGTTTAATCTCAATTTGCGTCTTTTGGCGGTGATTGGGGGTACGGATGCTGCTGGTTCTGTGGATCTGGGGACGCTCAGTGGTATTGCCGTGTCGGATGCAGATGAGATTTTGGTGAGCGATATCGATGCCGATCAACTGGTGCAGATCGATACGTATAGCCGCGTTGATCGCAGTTTTGGCGGTTTTGGGTATGGGGCTGGCAATTTGCGGCGTCCTTTGGGGATTGCAATAGAAGGGCGCAAGGCAGTTTATGTTTGCGATAGCGAGAATGATCGGATCGCGGTATTCGACAGGTTTGGCAATTTTCAAAAGACGATGGGCGAAGATGTTTTATTGCAGCCCTCTGCGCTGTGTATGGGGCCAGAGCGGACGCTGATTGTAGCGGATACGGGCCACCATCGCGTTGTGGTGTTTGACCTCGATTCTGGCAGTGTTGCAGAATTTTTGGGCGGTCCCGATCCGGGAAAGGGGGCGATGGCATTTCAGTTTCCCCGAGGTGTCGCACTTGGACGCGCTGGCAGGTTGTTCGTTCTGGATTCGGGCAATGGGCGCATTCAGAAGTTGCAATTACAGGTTTCAAGGGTGAAGTGA